A window of the Danio aesculapii chromosome 10, fDanAes4.1, whole genome shotgun sequence genome harbors these coding sequences:
- the pitpnb gene encoding phosphatidylinositol transfer protein beta isoform, whose translation MVLIKEYRVVLPCSVEEYQVGQLFSVAEASKNETGGGEGIEVLKNEPYEKEGEKGQYTHKIYHLKSKVPGFVKMIAPEGALVFHEKAWNAYPYCRTIVTNEYMKDDFMIKIETWHKPDTGALENVHDLDPITWKTVEVVHIDIADRSQVEPGDYKPEEDPEIFHSEKTGRGPLGPDWKKELLAKPDSPRMCAYKLVTVKFKWWGLQTKIENFIHKQEKRIFTNFHRQLFCWIDNWVELTMEDIRRMEEETQRELEEMRQKGNVRGTTAAEE comes from the exons ATGGTGCTCATCAAGGAATA TCGTGTGGTTTTACCATGCTCAGTGGAAGAG TATCAAGTCGGGCAGCTTTTCTCGGTGGCTGAAGCCAGTAAAAATGAGACGGGTGGCGGAGAGGGCATTGAAGTTCTAAAGAATGAACCGTATGAGAAGGAAGGAGAAAAGggacaatacacacacaaaatctacCACTTAAAAAG TAAAGTGCCAGGTTTTGTGAAGATGATCGCACCCGAAGGAGCTTTAGTTTTCCACGAAAAGGCCTGGAACGCTTATCCATACTGCCGCACAA TTGTGACT AATGAATACATGAAAGATGACTTCATGATTAAAATTGAAACATGGCACAAACCTGACACGGGCGCTTTAGAGAAT GTACACGATTTGGATCCCATCACGTGGAAGACAGTGGAGGTTGTGCATATCGATATAGCCGATCGGTCTCAGGTGGAACCTGGG GATTATAAGCCAGAAGAGGACCCGGAAATCTTTCACTCAGAGAAAACAGGTCGGGGACCTTTAGGACCGGACTGGAAG AAAGAGCTGTTGGCTAAGCCGGACAGTCCTCGTATGTGTGCATACAAACTAGTCACTGTCAAGTTCAAGTGGTGGGGCCTTCAAACCAAAATAGAAAACTTCATACACAAG cAAGAGAAGAGAATCTTCACCAACTTCCACCGTCAGCTGTTCTGTTGGATCGACAACTGGGTTGAGCTCACCATGGAGGACATTCGCAGGATGGAGGAAGAGACGCAGAGAGAGCTGGAGGAG